The genomic DNA TCCGCCGGGCGGGGAATGGGTTGCGGAAAAGCTCTCCGCAAAGACGCTGACCGCCCCTCCGCGTTTGCTGAACCCGGCCGACCGTGAAGACGCCAAGCTGATACAGCAGGCCCTGGCCAAACGGGGCTTCTACAAGGGAAAGATTGACGGCCTGTTCGGCAAGGGTTCGCAGGGCGCCCTGCGCGCATTCCGCAAAAACACCATGGGTTCGGACTCCGCGCAATGGGACATGGATGTGCAGAACCGGCTCTTCAACTAGCCACTTCCCCTACGTGAAACCTTGGGCGGCCCACACGGGCCGCCCTTTTTGCTGTCCGCGCCACTCCCTCCCTCGCTCCACGACACCCATCTGAAAACGCAGGCTGGAAAAGGTGATGAGAACCGGGGAACCCGCTCACGCCGATGGTGACAAGCGGCCGGAAACGGCTTAGATTCACAGGTACGGTGAAAACGCCGCGCATAAACAAACTGAACGAGAGCCAATGACCAACAAGACTCTTCCCAAGGGGCTTCCCGGATCCAAACTGCGGGCCGCCCTGGACCCGGCCACGATTCCCTATGAAACCAGCGCCGACGTCCCGGCCCGGAACGTCTATTCCAAGCTTCAGCCCAGAGCGATCCACGCCCTGGCCCTGGCCCTGGAGATCAAGGGAAACGAACATAACCTGTACGTTGCGGGCGAGCCCAACATGGGCCGCACCTACTTCGTGCAATCCTTCCTCAAGCCCGCGGCCGCCAAAGCCGCGCCGCCTGCGGACTGGGTCTACCTCTACAACTTCGAGGACAACGACAAGCCCATCGCGGTGTCTCTGCCCGCCGGACGGGGCCGCAAGTTCAAGCTGGCCCAGAACAAGGCCATCACGCATATCCGCCAGGAGATTCCCGCTCGATTCGAAAAGGACACCTTCCAGAAAAAGCACGAGCGGCTGGTCAAGAAATTCAACACCCGCCGCGAGGAACTGTTCAACCAGATGGACGACACGGCCGAGAAGGAGAATTTCTCCCTGAGCCTGGACGACGAGGGCGTGCTGACCCTGTCGCCCATCGTGGACGGCGAGGTGGTCTCGGACAAGGACTTCGACAAGCTCAAGCCCGCCCAGCGCAAGAAGCTCAAGGCCAAGGGCGAGGAGCTGCTGGCCGGGGTAAGCTCCATCCTGCGCCAGATCAACCAGAACGAGATGGACATGCGGGACTCCGAAAACACCCTGCGCCGCGAGACGGCCAAGGCGGTGATGGAGGACTGCTTCACGCCCGTGGCGGACAAATTCAAGGACATCGAGGGACTGTCCGACTATTTCGAGAACCTGGTGGACGAGGTGGTCGACAACGTGGACCAATTCACGCCGCGCGATACCTCCCTGGCCGGACTGCTGCCCGAGTCCATGCCCACGGGCGAAGATTTCTTCACCCGTTTCGAGGTCAACCTGTTCGTGGACAACGGCAAGACCAAGGGCGCGCCCGTGGTGGTCGAAGATCACCCCACCGCCTTCAACCTGCTCGGCTCCATCGAACGCGAGGCCGAGATGGGCGCGCTGTACACGGACTTCACCCTTATCAAGGCGGGCTCGCTGCACCAGGCCAACGGCGGATTCCTGATCCTGAACGTGGAAGACCTGCTGTCCAACCCTAGCTCGTGGGAAGGACTGTTGCGGGCGCTGCGCTCCGGCCAATCGCGCATCGAGGACCCGGTGGACCCGGAACAGGTCCGCGCCCGGACCATCCAGCCGGAGCCCATCGACCTGGACCTCAAGGTCGTGCTCATCGGCACTGACGAACACTACGAGGTTCTGCTCTACAACGACGACAGGTTCGCCAAGTACTTCAAGCTCAAGGCGCATCTGCAACACGCGGCCATGCGCACCGCGGACAACATCCGCAGCTACATCTCGGTCATCGGCCAGACCGCCCGCGAGGCGGGAGTGCTGCCCCTGACCCGCGAAGCCATGGCCGGGCTCGTGGACTTCGCCTCCCGTCTGGTGGAGGACCAGAAGCGGCTGTCCCTGTTCATCCCGCTCATCCGCGAACGGATGATCGAGGCGTCGGCCCTGGCCCGTATGGCGGGCAAGGAGACCGTTGACCAGGCGGCCATGCGCGAAGCCGTGCGCGCCAAGGACTACCGCGCCAACCTCTATGAAGAGGAATTCATGGCCGACTACGACCGCCAGGTCATCAAGGTGGAAACCGACGGGTTCGGCACCGGGCGGGCGAACGGCCTGTCCGTGACCCTGTTCGGGGACTACGAGTTCGGCCTGCCGCACCAGATTTCCTGCACCGTGGGCGTCGGCCACGGCGGCATCCTCGACCTGGAGCGCGAGGCGCAACTGGGCGGCCCCATCCACACCAAGGGCATGATGATCATCAAGTCCTATCTGGTGCGCCTGTTCGCCCAGGACAAGCCCATCGTGCTCACCGGGTCCCTCTGCTTCGAGCAGTCCTACGCGGGCATCGAAGGCGACTCGGCCTCGGGCGCGGAGCTGGCCTCCCTGCTCTCGGCCCTGTCCGACACGCCCATCAACCTGTCCTACGCCTTCACCGGCGCGGTGTCGCAAAGTGGCGCGGTCATGGCGGTGGGCGGGGTCAACCGCAAGATCGAAGGGTTCTTCGAAGTCTGCCGCCGCCGCAAGCTGACCGGCCGCCAGGGCGTGATCCTGCCTGCGGACAACGTGGTCAACCTGATGCTCAAGGACGAGATCGTCCAGGCCGTGGACGAGGGAAAATTCCACATCTTCCCGGTCAAATCCATCGAGGAGGCCATGTTCATCCTCACCGGCCTGCGCTGCGGCAAGCGCGGCGCCAACGGCCAGTTCCCGCTCGGCACCCTCTACCGCAAGGTGGACCAACGGCTGGGAGAGTTGGCCAAACTCGCCATGGAGACCACCTCCCGCCCGGACGGGAAATAGACTTCCGCAAGGCGGGCGTCCGACAAGGACGCCCGCCTTTTTTTTCGTCTGAACGCCATGCGTTGACGCAACCCCGGCCCGCCGTTAGGGTCGGACAACCCTGCCAAGGAGAGTCAGACATGTACTGGATAGCTTTCGGCGATATACACGAATCAACCGGCCTGCTGGAATCCGTTCCCGGCCTGGCCAAAGCCGACGGAGTAATCGTCTCCGGCGACCTGACCAACCGGGGCGGCCGCGCGGCGGGCGGGCGCGTACTCGACGCCGTGGCCCGGATCAATCCGCGCATCCTGGCCCAACCCGGCAACATGGACACCGACGAAGTGACCGCCTGCATCCGCGAGCGGGACATGGACATCCACCTGCGGGTGCGCGAGCTCGCGCCCGGCCTGGGCCTCATGGGCGTCGGCCTGTCCACCCCCACCCCCTTCGGCACCCCGGGCGAGGTCCCGGAAGCCACCCTGTCCGGCTGGCTCGACGAGACCTATGCCGAAGCGGCCGGTTTCGACCGGCTGGTCTGCGTCATCCATGAACCGCCGCAGGACACCACGGTGGACCGGCTGTCCAACGGCCTCCACGTGGGCAGCCCCGGCGTGCGCGCCTTTCTGGAACGCGTCCAGCCCGACCTGGCCGTCACCGGCCACATCCACGAAGCCTCGGGCACGGACTTCATCGGCGACACCCCGGTCATCAATCCCGGAATGCTCGCTGACGGCGGGTTCGTCCGCATCGACTTCGACGGCGAAAAACTGACCGCACGGCTGGAGCGCATCTAGATGAGCAAAATCGGTTTCATATGGGTAGGCAAGCTCAAGGAAAGCTTTTCGCGGGACGGGTGCGCCCTGTATTGGAAAAAACTCTCGCGTTTCTTCCAGCTTGAGGAATCCGTCATCAAAGACGCGCCCGGCAAACTCCCGCCTACCGAAAAGAACAAGGTCGAAGGCGAACGCATACTGGCCAAGGTCAAGCCCGGCGACGTGCTCATCCTTCTAGACGAATTCGGCGAGCGGCTGACCAGCCGGAGCCTCGCTGCCAAGCTCAAGCAATGGACCGACGCGCCCAACCAGCGCCCCGTCTTCGTCATAGGCGGCCCCTTCGGCCTGTCCGACGAGGTCAAGGCCGCCGCCCGACACTCCATCCGCCTGAGCGACATGACCCTGCCCCACGAACTGGCCCGGCTTCTCCTCCTCGAACAACTCTACCGCGCCGGGACCATCCACAAGAACATGCCCTATCATCACGATTAAGGAGAGACCCCATGCTCGACATCGATTACCTGGAACGCGTGGCCAACTATTTCGATTCCGGCGACTGCAAATTCGAATTCGAGAACGGCGAGGAGGAACGACGCCTGCTCATCCTCGACTTCCTCGAAAGGCTCATGGAACTCGGCGAAAAGGCCGACGAACTCGCCACCAAGCTCATCTTCAAGGATGCCTACGCCACCCTGCTCACCGAAGAAGGCGTCGCCGCGGCCGAGGCTGCGGACGAAGAAGAATAGCCTCCGGCGGCTGGGGAAAGAGGAAGAGGGGCCCCCTTGAAAAGGGAACTACCCCTTAATTCCCTGAAGAGGGAAATCAGACCTTGAAAGCCGCTTCGCGGCAATAGTCAGGTGACTTCGCCTCCGGCGGGCAAGGGCTCGCACCCTTGCATCCCCGGTAAGCGCCTTCGGCGCAGTTTTTTTCGCTCCGCGGCGTTCTTAATAAACATATAGGTCCCTTTGAAAGGAGTTCCTCCTCTTCTCACAAAAATCCCGCCTCCAACTTCCCTCCCTAATTTTGTGGGAGCCTTTGACGGAGTCGTAAAAAGTCCAGTGGCGGGATTTGAAAGACAACACAAAGAAGCCCCTCCGCCCGCAGGGCGGCAATCGGGTTGCAAGGGGGCGTGCCCCTTGCCCGCCGGAGGCGAAGTCACCCGACAATTCCGCCGAAGGCGGCTTCCATACCTGTTTTCCCCACATCACAAGCTCGTCTCACACGAAAAAACGCGCCCCGCATTGAGCGGAGCGCGTTTCATCATTCCTATCGCCCGAAGAATTCGGCGTTAGCCGCCGCACTTGGTGTAGGCGCAGGACTTGCACATGTGGCATCCTTCCTCGAAGACCAGCGGCTCTCCGCACTCGGGGCAGCGCGAGCCGTTGAGGGAGGCCACTTGGCCGTCCACATGATCGCCGCTCAGGTAGCGGGACTCGAACACGTAGGCGATGGCGTCCGGGATGGATTTGACCAGGTGTTTCTTCATGAACTTCGGGTTTTCGCCGCCGATGCCCTTGAGCTGCTGGACGATCTCGCGGACTTCGACGCCGGAGCGCAGGGCCAGGGAGACGAGACGGCCGATGGCCTCGGCCTTGGCGGTGATGGAACCGCCGGACTTGCCGATGGTGGCGAAGACCTCAAAGGGCTTGTTGTTCACCTCGTTCACGGTCAGGAAAAGCATCCCGAGCCCCGTGGGGATTTTCTGGGTGAAGCCGTAGATGACATCCGGGCGATCCTTGACAATGGAGCCTGCCCGAGCGGTCTTGTCCTTTTTCTTGTCGCCGTCGCCGGTGCACAGGACCTGGGAGGTCTTGGAGCCGTCGCGATACACGGTGACGCCCTTGCAGCCGTACTCGTAGGCCTTCCAGTAGATGTCCCAGATATCTTCCTTGGTGGCGGAAGCGGGCAGGTTCACGGTCTTGGAGACCGCGTTGTCCGTGAATTTCTGGAAGGCGGCCTGCATCTTGAGATGCCAGATGGGCTCGATGTCCATGGAGGTGACGAAGACGTGGCGCAGGCCCTCGGGCAGATGGTCCATCTTCGCGATGGAGCCGACCTTGGCGATCTCCTCCATGAGCTTGCCGGAATAGGCGTCGGCATTCTTGAGCGCGGCCTCGAAATAGGGATTGGTCTCCACCAGCTTGTCGTTGTCCATGACGTTACGCACGAAGGACAGGGCGAAGAGCGGCTCCACGCCCGAAGAGCAGCCCGCGAGAATGGACAGGGTCCCGGTGGGAGCGATGGTCGTGGTAGTGGCGTTGCGGTAGGGGCCGAGATTGGCCTTGCCAAAGGTGGAATCGGCGTAGGTCGGGAATGCCCCGCGTTCGGCGGCCAACTGCTTGGACGCGCTGCGCGCCTCGGCCTGGACGAACTTCATGACACGCTCGGCCATGTCCACGGCGGTCTGGGAATTGTACGGAATCTTCAGTTGGTAGAGGAGGTCGGCCCAACCCATGACGCCCAGGCCGATCTTGCGGTTCTTGCCGACCATCTCGGTGATCTGCGGCAGGGGATAGACCGAGGCGTCGATGACGTTGTCCAGGAATCGGACGGCCAGATGGATGATGCGTTTGAGCTCGTCCCAGTCGATTTCGGAATCCTTGCCGTTCTTGCCCTTCGCGAAACACTTGCCCAGGTTGATGGAGCCGAGGTTGCACGCCTCGAAGGGAAGCAGGGGCTGCTCGCCGCACGGGTTGGTGGATTCGATGTCGCCCAGAGCGGGAGTCGGGTTGTCGCGATTGATGCGGTCCAGAAAGACGATGCCGGGATCGCCGGACTCCCATGCCTTCTGAACCAGGATGTTGAAAACCTCGCGGGCGTTGAGGGAACCCACCTTCTCGCCGGAGTTGGGCGCGATCAGGTCATAATCCGCCTTTTCCTGCACGGCCTGCATGAACGCTTCGGTCAACCCCACGGAGAGGTTGAAGTTGTTCAGCTCGCCGTCGCGCTCCTTGGCCTTGATGAAATCCATGATGTCCGGATGGTCGATGCGCAGGATGCCCATGTTGGCCCCGCGCCGGGTGCCGCCCTGCTTGATCTGCTCGGTGGCGCAGTTGAAAATCTTGAGGAAGGAAAGCGGGCCGGAAGCCACGCCGCCGGTGGAGCCGACCACCGAATCCTTGGCCCGAAGGCGGGAGAAGGCGAAGCCGGTGCCGCCGCCGGACTTGTGGATCATGGCGGCGAACTTCACCGCGTCGAAGATGCCCTCGATATCGTCCTCAACGGGCAGGACGAAGCAGGCGGCCAACTGCCCCAGGCCGGTCCCCGCGTTCATCAGGGTCGGCGAGTTGGGCAGGAAGCGGTAGGAGGTCATCAGATCGTAAAAATCCCGGGCCAGCTTGTCGGGCTTGATGGTGGAACCCTCGTACTTGGATTCCTCTCCGGCGATGGCCGAGGCTACACGCCAGAACAATTCCCTGACCGTCTCGTAGACCA from Pseudodesulfovibrio thermohalotolerans includes the following:
- a CDS encoding Lon protease family protein, whose product is MTNKTLPKGLPGSKLRAALDPATIPYETSADVPARNVYSKLQPRAIHALALALEIKGNEHNLYVAGEPNMGRTYFVQSFLKPAAAKAAPPADWVYLYNFEDNDKPIAVSLPAGRGRKFKLAQNKAITHIRQEIPARFEKDTFQKKHERLVKKFNTRREELFNQMDDTAEKENFSLSLDDEGVLTLSPIVDGEVVSDKDFDKLKPAQRKKLKAKGEELLAGVSSILRQINQNEMDMRDSENTLRRETAKAVMEDCFTPVADKFKDIEGLSDYFENLVDEVVDNVDQFTPRDTSLAGLLPESMPTGEDFFTRFEVNLFVDNGKTKGAPVVVEDHPTAFNLLGSIEREAEMGALYTDFTLIKAGSLHQANGGFLILNVEDLLSNPSSWEGLLRALRSGQSRIEDPVDPEQVRARTIQPEPIDLDLKVVLIGTDEHYEVLLYNDDRFAKYFKLKAHLQHAAMRTADNIRSYISVIGQTAREAGVLPLTREAMAGLVDFASRLVEDQKRLSLFIPLIRERMIEASALARMAGKETVDQAAMREAVRAKDYRANLYEEEFMADYDRQVIKVETDGFGTGRANGLSVTLFGDYEFGLPHQISCTVGVGHGGILDLEREAQLGGPIHTKGMMIIKSYLVRLFAQDKPIVLTGSLCFEQSYAGIEGDSASGAELASLLSALSDTPINLSYAFTGAVSQSGAVMAVGGVNRKIEGFFEVCRRRKLTGRQGVILPADNVVNLMLKDEIVQAVDEGKFHIFPVKSIEEAMFILTGLRCGKRGANGQFPLGTLYRKVDQRLGELAKLAMETTSRPDGK
- a CDS encoding metallophosphoesterase family protein; this encodes MYWIAFGDIHESTGLLESVPGLAKADGVIVSGDLTNRGGRAAGGRVLDAVARINPRILAQPGNMDTDEVTACIRERDMDIHLRVRELAPGLGLMGVGLSTPTPFGTPGEVPEATLSGWLDETYAEAAGFDRLVCVIHEPPQDTTVDRLSNGLHVGSPGVRAFLERVQPDLAVTGHIHEASGTDFIGDTPVINPGMLADGGFVRIDFDGEKLTARLERI
- a CDS encoding 23S rRNA (pseudouridine(1915)-N(3))-methyltransferase RlmH, producing MSKIGFIWVGKLKESFSRDGCALYWKKLSRFFQLEESVIKDAPGKLPPTEKNKVEGERILAKVKPGDVLILLDEFGERLTSRSLAAKLKQWTDAPNQRPVFVIGGPFGLSDEVKAAARHSIRLSDMTLPHELARLLLLEQLYRAGTIHKNMPYHHD
- a CDS encoding vitamin B12-dependent ribonucleotide reductase, with amino-acid sequence MSAPKMPARLPEPIINENAKIVLQRRYQRKDMDGVVYETVRELFWRVASAIAGEESKYEGSTIKPDKLARDFYDLMTSYRFLPNSPTLMNAGTGLGQLAACFVLPVEDDIEGIFDAVKFAAMIHKSGGGTGFAFSRLRAKDSVVGSTGGVASGPLSFLKIFNCATEQIKQGGTRRGANMGILRIDHPDIMDFIKAKERDGELNNFNLSVGLTEAFMQAVQEKADYDLIAPNSGEKVGSLNAREVFNILVQKAWESGDPGIVFLDRINRDNPTPALGDIESTNPCGEQPLLPFEACNLGSINLGKCFAKGKNGKDSEIDWDELKRIIHLAVRFLDNVIDASVYPLPQITEMVGKNRKIGLGVMGWADLLYQLKIPYNSQTAVDMAERVMKFVQAEARSASKQLAAERGAFPTYADSTFGKANLGPYRNATTTTIAPTGTLSILAGCSSGVEPLFALSFVRNVMDNDKLVETNPYFEAALKNADAYSGKLMEEIAKVGSIAKMDHLPEGLRHVFVTSMDIEPIWHLKMQAAFQKFTDNAVSKTVNLPASATKEDIWDIYWKAYEYGCKGVTVYRDGSKTSQVLCTGDGDKKKDKTARAGSIVKDRPDVIYGFTQKIPTGLGMLFLTVNEVNNKPFEVFATIGKSGGSITAKAEAIGRLVSLALRSGVEVREIVQQLKGIGGENPKFMKKHLVKSIPDAIAYVFESRYLSGDHVDGQVASLNGSRCPECGEPLVFEEGCHMCKSCAYTKCGG